One part of the Treponema sp. OMZ 787 genome encodes these proteins:
- a CDS encoding Rpn family recombination-promoting nuclease/putative transposase has product MVKRFEDLTFTDDFMFCKTMQNPKLCKKLIEMILSDTIGKITYISVQHSIKTYEQAKSVRFDVLVQAESGKFYDVEMQVSNERNIPKRMRFYQAAIDISFLDKGNSYNNLNDSFIIFICLFDVIGKNRPVYTFENICIQDKGLSLQDGAKKVIINAEAFENTEDKELKEFLTYLKTGKAKSEFTRGIEKMIQTVKQSEQARQEYRLMSTFEMDARDKGAYDNKRETAKLMKLKNFDIALITEITGLPESEIEKL; this is encoded by the coding sequence ATGGTAAAAAGATTTGAAGATTTAACTTTTACAGACGATTTTATGTTTTGTAAAACTATGCAAAATCCGAAGCTTTGTAAAAAACTTATCGAAATGATACTATCCGATACAATAGGTAAAATTACGTATATCTCGGTGCAGCATAGTATTAAAACCTATGAACAGGCAAAATCCGTAAGGTTTGATGTCTTAGTTCAGGCAGAAAGCGGTAAATTTTATGATGTAGAAATGCAGGTAAGCAATGAACGCAATATCCCGAAACGAATGAGGTTTTATCAAGCTGCTATAGATATTTCGTTTTTGGATAAGGGAAATTCTTATAATAATTTAAATGACAGCTTTATAATTTTTATCTGTTTATTTGATGTTATAGGCAAAAACAGGCCTGTTTATACCTTTGAAAATATCTGTATTCAAGATAAAGGCTTATCTTTACAAGATGGTGCAAAAAAGGTTATAATTAATGCAGAGGCCTTTGAAAACACTGAGGACAAAGAATTAAAGGAATTTTTAACATACCTTAAAACGGGTAAGGCAAAAAGCGAATTTACAAGGGGGATAGAAAAAATGATACAGACAGTAAAACAAAGCGAACAGGCAAGACAAGAGTATAGATTAATGTCAACTTTTGAAATGGACGCTAGGGATAAAGGTGCTTATGACAATAAAAGGGAAACCGCTAAACTTATGAAGCTAAAAAACTTTGATATAGCTTTAATTACAGAGATAACCGGCCTTCCCGAATCGGAAATTGAAAAATTATAG
- a CDS encoding Rpn family recombination-promoting nuclease/putative transposase, which yields MKQAFKITLRNGYAFKRVFGVEENKDVLQDLLECILDISPENITGLELLDKEFHKELLSEKLGVLDIKLRIKDGTFVDIEIQNLWHRDFAERTLYYWSKMYNGGIKQGQDYTKLPKCITINLIGQGFNKNKRLHNKYLVMEKDTKEPLLSKLEIHILNLEKAKTLKESQCKDNKTKGLLNWLKFIETDDKEVRKMLAQESPMMRKANTMIEIIEMSPKDRWLYESRMKYEHDKASCINEGYQQGLEAGIEQGFADGAYKTKLETASMFKKLGIDIEKIAEGTGLSKEEIQKL from the coding sequence ATGAAACAAGCATTTAAAATTACCCTGCGAAACGGCTACGCCTTTAAGCGGGTCTTCGGAGTTGAGGAAAATAAGGATGTACTACAGGATTTATTGGAATGTATCTTGGACATTTCTCCTGAAAATATCACAGGTTTGGAACTTTTAGATAAGGAGTTTCATAAGGAGCTTTTAAGTGAAAAATTAGGTGTATTGGATATAAAACTAAGAATAAAAGACGGAACTTTTGTAGATATCGAAATTCAAAACCTTTGGCACCGTGATTTTGCTGAGAGAACTTTGTATTATTGGTCTAAAATGTACAATGGAGGTATAAAGCAAGGTCAAGACTATACAAAACTTCCAAAGTGTATTACAATAAACTTAATAGGGCAAGGTTTTAATAAAAACAAACGTCTCCACAACAAGTATCTTGTTATGGAAAAAGACACAAAAGAGCCCTTACTTTCAAAGCTTGAGATTCATATACTAAACCTTGAAAAAGCTAAAACCTTAAAAGAATCTCAATGCAAAGATAATAAAACAAAAGGCTTATTAAACTGGCTAAAATTTATCGAAACCGATGATAAGGAGGTAAGAAAGATGTTGGCACAAGAATCACCCATGATGAGAAAGGCAAATACAATGATAGAAATAATTGAAATGAGTCCCAAGGATAGATGGCTCTATGAATCCCGCATGAAATATGAACACGATAAAGCTTCATGTATAAATGAAGGTTATCAACAGGGGCTTGAAGCCGGAATTGAACAAGGCTTTGCTGATGGAGCATATAAAACAAAACTTGAAACAGCCTCTATGTTTAAAAAACTAGGAATAGATATCGAAAAAATAGCTGAAGGAACAGGCCTTAGTAAAGAAGAAATACAAAAATTATAG
- a CDS encoding RluA family pseudouridine synthase, which translates to MQNELRILFEDNFFAVVLKNCGDNSQTFFKKAFSEKKYAEAVNRLDKPVSGLVLISFSPQMHTKLNNLFKEQSIKKEYWAICKKREEADHQFPAADFEISHDYLYKKEFCEAYLEFNTKLQKGFVTESKQRGKKASLYWELSGIGDNYNFLRVFPETGRTHQIRIQLAHLGMPIKGDIKYGSERTEKSGGIRLHAYSLKFCHPQTRKQMEISALPPSPDALWSACIEACLKAKELDE; encoded by the coding sequence ATGCAGAACGAGTTGAGAATTCTATTTGAAGATAATTTTTTTGCCGTGGTTTTAAAAAACTGCGGAGACAATTCCCAGACCTTTTTTAAAAAGGCCTTTAGCGAAAAAAAATATGCCGAGGCTGTAAACCGATTGGATAAACCTGTAAGCGGCTTGGTTCTAATTTCTTTTTCTCCTCAAATGCATACAAAATTAAATAATCTTTTTAAAGAACAAAGCATAAAAAAAGAATATTGGGCGATCTGCAAAAAAAGAGAAGAAGCCGACCATCAATTTCCCGCAGCCGATTTTGAAATAAGCCATGATTATTTGTACAAAAAAGAATTTTGCGAAGCCTATCTTGAGTTTAACACAAAACTACAAAAGGGCTTTGTAACCGAATCAAAACAAAGAGGAAAAAAAGCCTCTCTTTATTGGGAGCTTTCAGGTATCGGAGACAACTATAATTTTTTGCGTGTCTTTCCCGAAACAGGCCGCACCCATCAAATCCGTATTCAGCTTGCTCACTTGGGGATGCCGATAAAGGGGGACATCAAATACGGTTCCGAGCGCACCGAAAAATCCGGCGGAATAAGACTCCACGCCTACTCTTTAAAATTCTGCCATCCTCAAACCCGAAAGCAAATGGAAATTTCAGCCCTTCCGCCCTCTCCCGATGCGCTATGGTCAGCCTGCATTGAAGCTTGCTTGAAGGCAAAAGAGCTTGACGAATAG
- a CDS encoding aspartate/glutamate racemase family protein, with product MKAAVFAGTTVDTRMGVELLKSHGIEAFAVPMSSNCDEQSNLQYFSQEALEELFIVKSKEAISNGADFIVIYCNSLSAAVDYEKIRRILNIEIFSPLDTYKKLPKDCKNIAILAANGLSAYTIDRIIQSYNQDKNTIPIGNISIVRLIEEGLSPDKIVELLNLKGFLSYLEKIEIEEYKIDSLILGCTHFPYIQMELEKHTSIRIIDPANKMLETILHTTILNIKEKKEYAKENTNNDR from the coding sequence TTGAAAGCGGCTGTGTTTGCCGGAACTACGGTTGATACCCGAATGGGAGTAGAACTTTTAAAAAGTCATGGTATAGAAGCCTTTGCTGTTCCTATGTCGAGTAACTGTGATGAGCAATCAAATTTACAATATTTTTCACAAGAAGCTCTTGAAGAGCTTTTTATAGTTAAATCGAAAGAAGCTATATCCAATGGAGCCGATTTTATTGTAATATATTGTAACTCGCTAAGTGCTGCTGTAGACTATGAAAAAATAAGAAGAATTTTAAATATCGAGATTTTTAGTCCTTTAGATACATATAAAAAATTACCTAAGGATTGCAAGAACATAGCTATTTTAGCGGCAAACGGATTATCGGCTTATACAATCGACAGGATTATTCAAAGTTATAACCAAGATAAGAATACTATTCCGATAGGAAATATAAGTATAGTTCGGCTTATTGAAGAAGGGCTTAGCCCCGATAAAATAGTAGAACTATTAAATCTTAAAGGATTTTTATCTTATCTTGAAAAAATTGAAATAGAAGAATACAAAATAGACAGCCTTATATTGGGCTGTACTCATTTTCCTTATATACAAATGGAACTTGAAAAGCACACCTCAATTAGAATTATAGACCCGGCAAATAAAATGCTGGAAACCATATTACATACTACGATATTAAATATCAAGGAGAAAAAAGAGTATGCAAAAGAAAACACAAACAATGACCGGTAA
- a CDS encoding cytidine/deoxycytidylate deaminase family protein: MAETNNNEEKYRRPSWDEYFMDVCRAIAKRATCDRGRSGCVIARDHQILVTGYVGAPTGLPHCDDVGHQFKKLQHEDGSITQHCVRTVHAEQNAICQAAKRGISIDGATLYCKMTPCRTCAMLIINCGIVRVVAEKRYHDSADTIEMFKKAGIILEHISDSLEEYKGQ, from the coding sequence ATGGCAGAAACAAATAACAATGAAGAAAAATATAGACGGCCCTCATGGGATGAGTACTTTATGGATGTTTGCAGGGCTATCGCAAAAAGAGCTACCTGCGATCGGGGAAGGTCGGGATGCGTTATTGCGCGCGATCACCAAATTCTTGTTACCGGCTATGTAGGAGCTCCAACAGGCCTTCCTCATTGCGATGATGTCGGTCACCAATTTAAAAAACTTCAGCACGAGGACGGAAGCATTACCCAGCACTGCGTGCGAACCGTTCATGCAGAACAAAACGCCATCTGTCAGGCAGCAAAGCGAGGCATCAGCATAGACGGAGCAACCCTCTATTGCAAGATGACCCCTTGCCGCACCTGCGCCATGCTCATCATAAATTGCGGAATAGTGCGTGTTGTAGCCGAAAAACGCTATCACGACTCCGCGGACACAATCGAAATGTTTAAAAAAGCCGGGATAATCCTCGAGCATATTTCGGACTCTTTGGAAGAATATAAGGGTCAGTAG
- a CDS encoding glycine C-acetyltransferase, with protein sequence MSNIHDMEFLQKKVQELKEQGLYKELVTLEGPSDAECVINGKKVINLSSNNYLGFANHPRLKKAAIEAIEKYGAGAGAVRPIIGNMKIHDDLEKLLAEFKREEAVLAFQSGFNCNAGVIQALTDKGDLIISDQLNHASIIDGTRLSKADKAVFQHSDMADLERVLKEKRESYNNVLIITDGVFSMDGDIAKLPEIVALAEKYNCLTYVDDAHSSGVLGESGRGTVDHFKLHGRVDVAMGTLSKAIGVVGGYVAGKKVTIDWLKNRGRPFLFSTGLPPAAVGAAIEAIKMLMESTEHTDKLWANAKHFKEGLGKLGYNIGHSETPITPIIIGDEAKTLEFSKKLFENGLFSGPIVFPTVPKGTGRVRCMVTAGHTTEQLDRAVKICEKVGKEMGIL encoded by the coding sequence ATGTCGAATATCCATGATATGGAATTTTTACAAAAGAAAGTTCAAGAATTAAAAGAGCAAGGGTTATACAAGGAGCTCGTTACTCTTGAAGGACCGAGCGATGCAGAATGTGTTATTAACGGAAAAAAAGTTATTAACCTTTCATCCAACAACTATTTAGGCTTTGCCAATCATCCTCGCCTTAAAAAGGCTGCTATCGAAGCAATCGAAAAATACGGAGCCGGAGCCGGAGCCGTACGCCCCATCATCGGTAACATGAAGATTCATGACGACTTGGAAAAGCTCTTAGCCGAATTTAAAAGAGAGGAAGCCGTTTTAGCCTTCCAATCAGGTTTTAACTGTAATGCAGGCGTTATTCAGGCCCTTACAGATAAGGGAGACCTAATCATCTCCGATCAGCTTAACCACGCTTCAATCATCGACGGTACCCGCCTATCAAAGGCCGACAAGGCTGTTTTCCAGCACTCGGATATGGCAGACCTTGAAAGGGTTTTAAAAGAAAAAAGAGAAAGCTACAACAATGTTTTGATTATAACCGACGGCGTTTTCTCTATGGACGGAGATATCGCCAAACTCCCCGAAATCGTTGCTCTTGCAGAAAAATACAATTGTCTTACATATGTTGACGATGCTCACTCGAGCGGTGTTTTGGGAGAAAGCGGACGCGGAACCGTAGACCACTTTAAGCTTCACGGAAGAGTTGACGTTGCAATGGGAACTCTTTCAAAGGCTATCGGTGTTGTAGGCGGTTATGTTGCCGGAAAGAAGGTGACAATCGACTGGCTTAAAAACAGGGGCCGCCCCTTCTTATTCTCGACAGGTCTTCCTCCTGCAGCAGTAGGAGCCGCCATAGAAGCCATTAAGATGCTCATGGAATCAACCGAACATACGGACAAACTTTGGGCAAACGCCAAGCACTTTAAAGAGGGCTTAGGAAAGCTCGGCTACAATATCGGACACAGCGAAACCCCCATCACCCCGATTATCATCGGTGATGAGGCCAAAACCTTGGAGTTCTCCAAAAAGCTCTTTGAAAACGGCTTATTCTCAGGCCCCATCGTATTCCCCACGGTTCCCAAGGGAACAGGCCGAGTCCGATGTATGGTAACAGCAGGCCACACCACAGAGCAGCTTGACAGAGCCGTAAAAATCTGTGAAAAAGTCGGCAAAGAAATGGGAATTCTTTAA
- the nifJ gene encoding pyruvate:ferredoxin (flavodoxin) oxidoreductase: MQKKTQTMTGNNAASYVAYAFTDVAAIYPITPSSDMAELVDSWAANGRKNIFGQTVLVSELESEAGAAGSMHGALSAGALASSFTASQGLLLMIPNMYKMSGELLPGVLHVSARALSSHALSIFGDHQDVMACRQTGFGMLASGSVQEIIDLGGIAHLAAIKGRVPFLHFFDGFRTSHELQNVELIDYEDFAKMLDWKALNDWRTTAMNPEHPFTKGTAQNPDVYFQASEASNKFYTDAVEIVADYMKQISALTGRTYRPFDYHGAPDAERVIIAMGSITETAEETVDYLVSKGEKVGLIKVRLFRPFSPKYLFDVMPKTVKKIAVLDRTKEKGALYEPLHLDILGAYIDVPNKPLIVGGRYGLASKDTTPSMVKSVFDNLKADAPKNNFTVGIEDDLTNLSLPVLEEIKTEPAGTIRCKFWGFGSDGTVGANKSAIKIIGDSTGMYAQAYFAYDSKKSGGVTISHLRFGKQPIKSTYLISDADFISCSKQSYVHQYDLLKGLKKGGTFLLNCLWSDEELEANLPGEMKRFIAKNEIKFYTINATGIAQDIGLGGRINMIMQSAFFKLAEIIPIEEAVDSLKKSIVRDYGKKGEDVVNMNYAAVEKGVASLHKVAVPAAWANAEDSVISNSHLPPYVRNVLIPINRQEGDALRVSTFKGVEDGRMPNCTSRYEKRGVAVEVPHWIKENCIQCNQCSFVCPHAVIRPFLLDEKEREAKPEGFETIKANGKGLEGLEYRMQVSVMDCTGCSNCANVCPAKNKALVMKPLAEEEAQAKNWDYAVDNVSTKHGLMDQFSVKGSQFKQPLLEFHGACAGCGETAYATLVTRLFGDRMMIANASGCSSIWGGSYPTAGFTYNEKGKGPTWASSLFEDNANYGYGMALGARKLREQAEDYMKKFIELNVGTDFTPLFKEWIENKKDVEANILTCDKIKALFDAHQPPRNTAVKNTDAADYLPVPESHTFKYNTGNIEADRLLEYIYKLKDFIVKKSVWSFGGDGWAYDIGYGGLDHTMASGEDFNILVFDTEVYSNTGGQSSKSTPTAAVAKFAAGGKRIRKKDLGAMLMTYGYVYVAQVAIGSNMSQFVKAVKEAESYDGPSIVICYAPCINHGLRSGMGRSVEQEKKAVEAGYWHLYRFDPRLKAEGKNPFQLDSKEPTASFQDFINSEVRYTSLKKTFPDVAEVLFKHAEEDAKERYNRYKRMAE, from the coding sequence ATGCAAAAGAAAACACAAACAATGACCGGTAATAATGCGGCTTCGTATGTTGCTTATGCATTTACCGATGTGGCTGCCATTTATCCGATTACGCCCTCTTCAGATATGGCTGAGCTGGTTGACTCATGGGCTGCCAACGGAAGAAAAAATATTTTCGGGCAAACCGTTCTTGTTTCGGAATTGGAGTCCGAAGCAGGAGCTGCAGGATCAATGCACGGAGCCCTTTCTGCCGGAGCCTTAGCTTCAAGCTTTACAGCCAGTCAGGGGCTTTTACTTATGATACCCAATATGTACAAGATGTCCGGTGAACTTTTGCCGGGTGTTTTGCATGTATCGGCCAGAGCTCTCTCGTCTCACGCCCTGTCTATTTTCGGCGATCATCAGGACGTTATGGCTTGCCGCCAAACAGGTTTCGGTATGCTTGCCTCAGGCTCGGTTCAGGAAATCATCGACCTCGGCGGTATTGCTCACCTTGCAGCAATAAAGGGCAGAGTTCCCTTCCTCCACTTTTTTGACGGCTTTAGAACCAGCCATGAACTTCAGAATGTCGAACTTATCGATTACGAAGACTTTGCAAAAATGCTTGACTGGAAGGCCTTAAACGATTGGCGCACCACAGCCATGAATCCCGAGCACCCCTTTACAAAGGGAACGGCTCAAAACCCCGATGTTTATTTTCAAGCCTCGGAAGCCTCCAATAAATTCTACACCGATGCTGTAGAAATAGTTGCAGACTATATGAAGCAGATTTCTGCCTTGACCGGAAGAACTTACCGCCCCTTCGACTATCACGGAGCACCCGATGCCGAAAGAGTAATTATCGCTATGGGCTCTATCACCGAGACAGCAGAAGAAACGGTTGACTACCTTGTTTCTAAGGGAGAAAAAGTAGGTCTTATTAAGGTAAGACTTTTCCGCCCCTTCTCGCCTAAATATCTTTTTGATGTAATGCCTAAGACGGTTAAAAAGATTGCCGTTCTTGACAGGACAAAGGAAAAGGGTGCTCTTTATGAACCCCTTCACTTGGATATACTCGGCGCTTACATTGATGTACCCAATAAGCCCTTAATCGTTGGCGGAAGGTACGGCCTTGCTTCTAAGGATACGACCCCCTCAATGGTAAAATCGGTGTTTGACAATCTTAAAGCCGATGCACCTAAAAACAATTTTACAGTAGGAATCGAAGACGATCTTACAAATTTAAGTCTTCCTGTTTTAGAGGAAATTAAAACAGAACCTGCCGGAACAATCAGATGTAAATTCTGGGGCTTCGGCTCTGACGGAACTGTAGGTGCAAATAAGAGCGCCATCAAGATTATCGGCGACAGCACCGGTATGTATGCCCAGGCCTATTTTGCTTATGACAGTAAAAAATCGGGAGGCGTAACAATTTCTCACCTACGCTTCGGAAAACAGCCGATAAAGTCGACATATCTTATAAGCGATGCCGACTTTATTTCTTGTTCAAAACAGTCCTATGTTCATCAATACGATTTATTGAAGGGCTTAAAAAAAGGCGGAACCTTCTTGCTTAACTGTCTCTGGTCAGATGAAGAGCTTGAAGCCAACCTCCCGGGAGAGATGAAACGCTTTATCGCAAAAAACGAAATTAAGTTTTATACCATAAACGCTACAGGTATTGCTCAGGATATCGGTCTCGGCGGAAGAATCAATATGATAATGCAGTCCGCCTTCTTTAAACTTGCAGAAATTATTCCTATTGAAGAAGCCGTTGACAGTTTAAAAAAATCCATAGTAAGAGATTACGGTAAAAAGGGTGAAGATGTCGTAAATATGAACTATGCGGCAGTAGAAAAGGGTGTCGCCTCTCTTCACAAGGTTGCCGTGCCTGCCGCTTGGGCAAATGCAGAGGATTCTGTTATTTCAAATTCTCATCTTCCGCCCTATGTACGCAATGTTCTTATTCCCATCAACAGGCAGGAAGGAGATGCTCTAAGAGTGAGTACCTTTAAGGGTGTTGAAGACGGAAGAATGCCTAACTGCACAAGCCGATATGAAAAGCGAGGCGTTGCAGTTGAAGTTCCGCACTGGATAAAGGAAAACTGTATTCAGTGTAACCAGTGTTCATTCGTATGTCCTCACGCCGTAATCCGCCCCTTCCTTCTTGACGAAAAAGAGAGAGAGGCAAAACCTGAGGGCTTTGAAACAATAAAGGCCAACGGAAAAGGACTTGAAGGTCTTGAGTACAGGATGCAGGTTTCGGTTATGGACTGCACCGGATGTTCAAACTGTGCAAACGTCTGTCCCGCAAAGAACAAGGCCCTCGTTATGAAGCCTCTGGCAGAGGAAGAAGCTCAGGCTAAAAACTGGGACTATGCAGTTGACAATGTTTCTACAAAGCACGGTCTTATGGATCAGTTCTCGGTTAAGGGAAGCCAGTTTAAGCAGCCTCTCTTGGAATTCCACGGAGCTTGTGCAGGCTGCGGCGAAACAGCCTACGCAACCCTTGTTACCCGCCTTTTCGGAGACCGCATGATGATAGCAAATGCTTCAGGCTGTTCTTCGATATGGGGAGGCTCTTACCCCACTGCCGGCTTTACCTATAACGAAAAGGGTAAGGGTCCCACTTGGGCAAGTTCCCTTTTTGAAGACAATGCAAACTACGGCTACGGAATGGCCCTCGGTGCACGCAAGTTAAGGGAACAAGCCGAAGACTATATGAAAAAATTTATCGAGCTCAATGTCGGAACCGATTTTACTCCGCTCTTTAAAGAATGGATTGAAAATAAAAAAGATGTTGAAGCCAATATCCTAACCTGCGATAAGATTAAGGCCCTCTTTGATGCTCATCAGCCGCCTAGAAATACGGCTGTAAAGAATACGGATGCTGCCGATTATCTTCCCGTTCCCGAAAGCCATACCTTCAAATATAATACGGGAAATATCGAGGCTGACAGACTCTTGGAGTATATCTACAAGCTTAAAGACTTTATTGTCAAAAAGAGTGTATGGTCATTCGGAGGCGACGGATGGGCCTATGATATCGGTTACGGCGGTCTTGACCACACCATGGCTTCGGGCGAAGACTTTAACATCCTCGTATTCGATACTGAAGTTTATTCCAATACGGGAGGTCAGTCCTCAAAGTCGACTCCAACAGCGGCTGTTGCAAAATTTGCGGCAGGCGGAAAACGAATCCGCAAAAAGGATTTGGGTGCAATGCTTATGACCTACGGCTATGTTTATGTAGCTCAGGTTGCCATAGGTTCCAATATGAGCCAGTTTGTAAAGGCTGTAAAAGAAGCCGAAAGCTATGACGGCCCTTCCATCGTTATCTGTTACGCTCCCTGTATCAACCACGGACTCCGCTCCGGCATGGGAAGAAGCGTCGAGCAGGAGAAAAAGGCTGTTGAGGCCGGCTACTGGCACCTATACCGCTTTGATCCGCGCTTAAAAGCCGAAGGCAAAAATCCCTTCCAGCTGGACAGCAAGGAACCGACTGCCTCATTCCAAGACTTCATCAACTCCGAAGTCCGCTACACCTCGCTTAAAAAGACCTTCCCCGATGTTGCGGAAGTCTTGTTCAAGCACGCAGAGGAAGACGCTAAGGAGAGGTATAATCGGTATAAGCGTATGGCCGAGTAA
- a CDS encoding pyridoxal-phosphate dependent enzyme — translation MKFYDITDKNIQVSFKDAVLRGFNSETGGVFMPAELGKLSQAMIYRNPPPSFRDISFEIIKNFCKDEIPDGDLMSIIAQFYPHKLPIAPITPTTYVLELFHGPTFNYKDIGAGFLAYLLEYFNKDETEEISLIVAASGERACAVASAVSKVSGVNALLLYPQGSLTEIQENILSSLPKNIYPICVEGSFEDCEKLVDKALKDADLLKKLKLVSGGALNIAPILPQTAFFVYAALTVLYRSDYDNKIENPSIIASVPSGSFSSLTAALIAKKMGTPISGFISAENENHAVSDWLTLGKFEKKAAVKTNTPALDIPSMINFKRMLQIYDFEELKKLIIPYWIDGAGTVTAVRSCHERTGYIIDPYGAMAWTAWQDIYHGALNSLKRKTPEQDKQPGIPSQYAEVETWASSIHRNNMVSIILQTSHPAKFPEIMKPAIGRPPSLPDKLESLQYRPLKAVNMPPDYSAFKEWALSL, via the coding sequence ATGAAATTTTACGATATAACAGATAAGAACATTCAGGTCTCTTTTAAAGATGCCGTACTAAGAGGTTTTAACTCTGAAACGGGGGGAGTTTTTATGCCCGCCGAATTAGGCAAGTTAAGTCAGGCTATGATTTACCGAAATCCGCCCCCTTCTTTTAGGGATATAAGTTTTGAAATCATAAAGAATTTTTGCAAAGATGAAATTCCTGACGGCGATCTAATGTCGATAATAGCTCAATTTTATCCGCATAAGCTCCCGATAGCCCCGATAACACCCACAACCTATGTTTTAGAGCTCTTTCATGGGCCTACTTTCAACTACAAGGACATAGGAGCCGGTTTTTTAGCCTATCTTTTGGAATATTTTAACAAGGATGAAACCGAAGAGATTAGCCTCATTGTCGCAGCCTCAGGCGAAAGAGCCTGTGCCGTTGCCTCAGCCGTTTCTAAAGTTTCAGGCGTTAATGCCCTTCTTTTGTATCCTCAAGGCTCATTGACGGAAATACAGGAAAACATCCTTTCCTCGCTGCCTAAAAATATCTATCCGATTTGTGTGGAAGGATCCTTTGAAGATTGTGAGAAACTTGTGGATAAAGCACTCAAAGATGCGGATTTACTGAAAAAATTAAAATTGGTATCAGGAGGTGCATTAAATATAGCCCCTATTTTACCTCAAACAGCATTCTTCGTATATGCAGCATTGACCGTTTTATACCGCAGCGATTATGACAACAAAATTGAAAATCCTTCAATTATAGCATCGGTGCCTTCAGGAAGTTTTTCATCCCTCACGGCAGCCCTGATTGCAAAAAAAATGGGAACTCCAATAAGCGGTTTTATTTCGGCCGAAAACGAAAATCATGCTGTTTCCGACTGGCTGACCCTTGGAAAATTTGAAAAAAAAGCGGCAGTAAAGACCAATACCCCGGCCTTGGATATTCCAAGCATGATAAATTTTAAAAGGATGCTTCAAATATACGATTTTGAAGAACTAAAAAAACTGATAATTCCTTATTGGATTGACGGGGCCGGAACTGTAACGGCTGTAAGATCTTGTCATGAAAGAACAGGTTATATAATAGATCCTTACGGAGCTATGGCTTGGACAGCATGGCAGGACATCTATCACGGAGCTTTAAATTCCTTAAAACGAAAAACGCCCGAACAAGATAAACAACCCGGAATACCTTCACAATATGCAGAAGTAGAAACATGGGCATCTTCAATCCATAGAAACAATATGGTAAGTATAATCCTTCAAACCTCTCATCCTGCAAAATTCCCGGAAATTATGAAACCGGCCATAGGAAGGCCGCCTTCTTTGCCCGACAAGCTTGAAAGCCTTCAATACAGACCCTTAAAAGCAGTTAATATGCCGCCTGACTACTCGGCATTTAAGGAATGGGCCTTATCTCTCTAA
- a CDS encoding LysM peptidoglycan-binding domain-containing protein yields the protein MKNRLFYDIIKLGDSLQKIAQATGLSLEEIEKL from the coding sequence TTGAAAAACAGGCTGTTTTATGATATAATCAAGCTCGGAGATTCTTTACAAAAGATAGCTCAAGCTACGGGCTTAAGCCTTGAAGAGATCGAAAAGCTTTAA